From Oenococcus sicerae, the proteins below share one genomic window:
- a CDS encoding DUF488 domain-containing protein, protein MIKFERIYATESKGYRVLIDRLWPRGISKEKAAIDLWAKDIAPSTELRQKFHDQEIDDMAFRALYLTELASNPATAGFLQTLKAHVDSVLLYSAKDDHENNAKVLADYLKRQGIDFKQQQAQGANENNQKTEA, encoded by the coding sequence ATGATCAAATTTGAGAGAATTTATGCAACAGAGAGCAAGGGATACCGTGTGTTAATTGATCGCTTATGGCCGCGCGGTATTAGTAAAGAAAAAGCAGCGATTGATTTGTGGGCTAAAGATATTGCACCATCGACTGAGCTGCGCCAAAAATTCCACGATCAGGAAATTGATGACATGGCTTTTCGAGCACTTTATTTAACGGAACTAGCTAGCAACCCAGCTACTGCAGGGTTTTTGCAGACGCTCAAGGCGCATGTAGACAGCGTGCTGCTTTATTCAGCTAAAGATGATCATGAAAATAATGCGAAGGTGTTAGCTGATTATTTGAAACGTCAGGGAATCGATTTTAAACAACAACAAGCTCAAGGAGCAAACGAAAATAACCAAAAAACAGAAGCCTAA
- a CDS encoding DNA-deoxyinosine glycosylase, with protein sequence MHVVHPWPPLYDKNSKILLLGSLPSPKSLAFGFYYGSPQNIFWPTLAKILAVEEPEKTKEARLAFALKYHIAIWQTLKSGDIIGAQDATIKNPIANDFSSILAQARIKTIFTEGKKSTELFNKLVAPNIGQEAVYLPSTSPANRATQAKAIFMERWSLVGKALQEV encoded by the coding sequence ATGCATGTCGTCCATCCTTGGCCGCCCTTATATGATAAAAATTCCAAAATTCTTTTATTAGGCAGTTTGCCATCGCCTAAATCCTTGGCTTTTGGCTTTTACTATGGCAGTCCGCAGAATATTTTTTGGCCGACCTTAGCCAAAATTTTGGCTGTTGAAGAACCGGAAAAGACCAAAGAAGCACGACTCGCATTTGCTTTAAAATATCATATTGCTATTTGGCAGACGTTGAAATCTGGTGATATTATCGGTGCTCAAGATGCAACGATCAAAAACCCAATTGCCAACGATTTTTCTAGCATTTTGGCTCAGGCTCGCATTAAGACGATCTTTACTGAGGGGAAGAAATCAACAGAACTTTTTAATAAGCTGGTCGCACCAAATATTGGCCAAGAGGCGGTCTATCTGCCTTCGACCTCACCAGCGAATCGTGCTACTCAGGCAAAGGCTATTTTTATGGAACGCTGGTCTTTGGTTGGCAAAGCTTTACAAGAAGTGTAG
- a CDS encoding NAD(P)H-dependent oxidoreductase: MNILLVSAYPNAKSFDAAIVKDIADNVPVKNNLKILDLYADDFQPVLYFDNDHPRRELKNDPEMAKYRDLFTWAKQIIFVFPIWWGGMPAILKGFVDRLIVAGFAYRYVDGHPTGLLTGRNAWIVTTYDSDNYAAHGEIDYGYVLKNQVLLMSGIRTTASFQLGNMKHTEADKRESFLEKIKNAAQTLG; this comes from the coding sequence ATGAATATTTTATTAGTTAGCGCTTATCCCAATGCAAAAAGTTTTGATGCAGCTATTGTTAAAGATATTGCTGATAATGTGCCGGTTAAAAATAATTTGAAGATCCTTGATCTTTATGCTGACGATTTTCAGCCGGTACTCTATTTCGATAATGACCATCCGCGACGAGAACTTAAAAATGATCCTGAAATGGCCAAGTATCGTGATCTGTTCACTTGGGCCAAACAGATTATTTTTGTGTTTCCGATTTGGTGGGGTGGTATGCCGGCCATTCTAAAGGGCTTTGTGGATCGATTGATCGTGGCCGGCTTTGCTTATCGATATGTTGATGGGCATCCGACCGGTTTATTGACAGGGCGCAATGCTTGGATCGTGACCACTTATGATTCTGATAATTATGCTGCTCACGGTGAAATTGATTATGGTTATGTATTGAAAAATCAAGTTCTTTTAATGAGTGGTATTCGAACCACTGCTTCTTTTCAGTTGGGCAATATGAAACACACGGAAGCCGACAAACGCGAATCTTTTCTGGAAAAGATTAAAAACGCGGCACAAACATTAGGCTGA
- the adhP gene encoding alcohol dehydrogenase AdhP: MKAAVVREKNDGFVDLIDDWQPRALGFGDALVDVEYCGLCHTDLHCASGDFGDPNTLGERNGNFRRVIGHEGVGIVSKLGEGADDYLKVGDRVSIAWFYGACGVCDYCVSGNETFCRKVRNSGYTVDGAMAQQVVVDAKYAVKVPAGLDPVEASSITCAGVTMYKSLKVGETKPGQWVSVHGAGGLGNLAVQYAHNVFGAHVVVIDGNPDKLEAAKENGAEVLINRKQPGIDVAAEIQKATGGVNNAQVTAVNDAAFKQAVDSLRPMGKLVAVALPQGDMSLNIVKTVLDGIEVRGSLVGTRGDLKEAFQFGAEGKVHPIVEKADFNDLNDVIQEMKNGSITGRKVFDFTHM, encoded by the coding sequence ATGAAAGCAGCAGTTGTTCGTGAAAAAAATGATGGGTTCGTTGATCTGATAGATGATTGGCAGCCACGTGCCTTAGGTTTTGGAGATGCTTTAGTTGACGTTGAATATTGTGGATTGTGTCATACAGATCTGCATTGTGCAAGCGGAGATTTTGGCGATCCAAATACGTTAGGTGAACGTAATGGCAATTTCCGCCGTGTGATCGGGCATGAAGGTGTTGGCATTGTTTCTAAATTAGGGGAAGGTGCTGATGATTATTTGAAGGTCGGCGACCGTGTATCGATCGCTTGGTTCTATGGCGCCTGCGGCGTTTGTGATTATTGTGTTTCCGGCAATGAGACCTTCTGCCGTAAAGTGAGAAATTCAGGTTACACAGTCGATGGTGCTATGGCTCAACAAGTAGTTGTTGATGCTAAATACGCTGTCAAAGTTCCTGCAGGTCTTGACCCTGTTGAAGCCTCTTCGATTACTTGTGCTGGTGTGACCATGTACAAGTCTTTGAAGGTCGGCGAGACAAAGCCTGGCCAGTGGGTATCTGTTCATGGTGCTGGTGGATTAGGCAACTTGGCCGTTCAGTATGCACATAATGTCTTTGGTGCTCACGTGGTCGTCATTGATGGCAACCCAGACAAATTGGAAGCTGCTAAAGAAAATGGTGCCGAAGTATTGATCAACCGTAAGCAGCCAGGAATCGATGTTGCTGCCGAAATTCAAAAAGCAACCGGTGGTGTTAACAACGCGCAAGTAACAGCTGTTAATGATGCTGCCTTCAAACAGGCCGTTGATTCATTGCGCCCAATGGGAAAGCTAGTTGCTGTTGCATTGCCGCAAGGCGACATGTCTTTGAATATTGTCAAAACAGTTCTGGATGGTATCGAAGTCCGTGGCTCATTGGTTGGAACTAGAGGCGACTTGAAAGAAGCCTTCCAGTTCGGAGCTGAAGGAAAAGTTCACCCGATCGTTGAAAAAGCTGACTTTAATGATTTGAACGATGTTATCCAAGAGATGAAAAACGGCTCCATTACTGGCCGTAAAGTCTTCGATTTCACTCATATGTAA